The Pseudorasbora parva isolate DD20220531a chromosome 16, ASM2467924v1, whole genome shotgun sequence genome includes a region encoding these proteins:
- the LOC137043334 gene encoding P2Y purinoceptor 2-like, whose protein sequence is MIRMATLNDTVPTNDSFVYRCTLKEEFKYILLPVSYTLVFVVGLGLNITALYIILFKTKHWKPSTIYMINLNVCDTLYILTLPFLIYYYADENDWPFGEPMCKLIRFLFYTNLYGSILFLSCISLHRFLGVCHPVRSLSWMNGRRARLISVGIWAIILIFQAPILYFSRTRLNGNVLVCHDTTSKELFNDFLVYSSVLMFLFFVLPFGVVLVCNGLMVRKLQEPGVDGGQMSKLSKQKSVKMIIIVLLTFMLCFLPFHVNRSIYYTFRYLDQENCDMLRLSNNAYKATRPLVSINSCIDPILYFMAGQSFRKSIKQLSMKTDKSLSTLL, encoded by the exons AT GATCAGAATGGCTACGCTTAACGACACTGTGCCAACGAATGATAGTTTCGTGTATCGTTGTACCTTAAAAGAAGAATTCAAGTACATTCTCCTCCCGGTGAGTTACACTCTGGTGTTTGTGGTCGGCCTGGGGTTGAACATCACCGCCTTGTACATCATCTTGTTTAAAACCAAACACTGGAAGCCCAGCACCATCTACATGATCAACCTCAACGTCTGTGACACTCTTTACATCCTCACCCTTCCGTTTCTGATCTACTATTACGCCGATGAGAACGACTGGCCGTTTGGCGAGCCGATGTGTAAGCTGATTCGCTTTCTCTTCTACACCAACCTCTACGGAAGCATCCTCTTCCTCAGCTGCATCAGCCTACACCGGTTTTTAGGCGTCTGCCACCCGGTGCGCTCTTTGTCCTGGATGAATGGCCGTCGTGCTCGTTTGATCTCTGTGGGAATATGGGCGATCATACTTATTTTTCAGGCCCCGATCCTTTATTTCTCCAGGACAAGACTTAATGGTAATGTTCTGGTCTGTCACGACACCACCAGCAAGGAGCTCTTCAATGATTTTCTGGTCTACAGTTCGGTGTTGATGTTCCTGTTCTTTGTCCTACCGTTTGGGGTGGTGCTGGTCTGCAACGGGCTGATGGTGAGGAAACTTCAGGAACCCGGTGTTGACGGAGGACAAATGTCAAAACTCTCCAAGCAGAAGTCGGTGAAGATGATCATTATTGTGCTTCTGACTTTCATGTTGTGCTTCCTACCCTTTCACGTGAACCGCAGTATATACTACACCTTCCGCTACCTCGACCAAGAGAACTGCGACATGCTTCGGCTCTCCAACAACGCTTACAAAGCCACGCGACCACTGGTCAGTATCAACAGCTGTATAGACCCCATCCTCTATTTCATGGCAGGACAGAGCTTCAGAAAATCTATCAAGCAATTAAGCATGAAGACTGACAAATCCCTCTCAACTTTACTGTAA
- the relt gene encoding tumor necrosis factor receptor superfamily member 19L codes for MKNHLYCSAPVCLILLELWGTLAAQCRWEDGCVCSLCPAGQEPTTACGEVEDPGEAGLCQTCPAGTFSDNHDTEPCRPHISCGGLNRWISTAPTSHSDAVCGGCLPGFYPAAKRKSSTLHACVRKPYSRRRRNVVRSTPNRSGVGGANSTNVLNQEEKSTEYAVFALVPIFCVMGLLGILICNLLKKKGYRCNAEKEGIDAEAATPQKEANSCPYIVDDPNEDTISILVRLITEKKENAAALEELLQEYEDKQMALNKSSSIKFPALPHFSQFRSLPRLCSHQHHLHTINGLASRSGLCCSRCSQKKWPELLLPALALPADTHKSPINVVKAPEVTILSVGRFQVAQIPEMKSAPKEVTHPELSDTDSMDSGHTEPAEERSLLGVSSSSNPASSKCRHEMNI; via the exons ATGAAGAACCACCTTTACTGCTCTGCCCCTGTCTGTCTGATT CTGCTGGAGTTATGGGGGACATTAGCAGCGCAGTGTCGGTGGGAGGACGGGTGTGTGTGTTCGCTCTGTCCAGCCGGGCAGGAGCCCACCACG GCTTGTGGGGAAGTTGAGGATCCAGGTGAAGCCGGATTGTGCCAGACTTGCCCAGCAGGCACCTTCTCTGATAACCATGACACTGAGCCGTGCCGCCCACATATCTCCTGCGGCGGACTCAACCGCTGGATCTCGACCGCACCGACCTCACACTCTGACGCTGTGTGTGGAGGATGCCTTCCTGG GTTTTACCCTGCTGCTAAACGGAAGTCCTCCACCCTCCACGCCTGCGTCAGga AGCCATACAGCCGGCGAAGACGGAACGTTGTTCGGAGCACCCCTAACAGGTCTGGAGTGGGAGGTGCAAACTCCACCAATGTTCTAAATCAAGAGGAGAAGAGCACAGAGTATGCTGTGTTTGCACTAGTGCCCATCTTCTGTGTGATGGGGCTGCTGGGAATTCTCATCTGCAACCTGCTCAAGAAGAAGGGCTACCGCTGCAACGCAGAGAAAGAGGGCATTGACGCAGAAGCTGCCACTCCACAGAAAGAAG CAAACTCTTGTCCATATATCGTTGATGACCCCAATGAAGACACCATAAGCATTCTGGTGCGGCTTATCACCGAGAAGAAAG AAAACGCTGCTGCTCTGGAAGAACTTCTGCAGGAATATGAAGATAAACAGATGGCCCTTAACAAGAGCTCATCCATCAA ATTTCCGGCTCTTCCTCATTTCTCCCAGTTCCGTTCGTTGCCCCGGCTGTGTAGCCACCAGCATCATTTGCACACTATAAACGGGCTGGCCTCACGCTCCGGGCTCTGCTGTTCACGCTGCAGTCAGAAGAAATGGCCCGAGCTGCTGCTGCCCGCCCTGGCGCTCCCCGCCGATACGCACAAGAGCCCCATTAACGTGGTCAAGGCGCCGGAGGTCACCATCCTGTCTGTAGGAAG GTTCCAAGTTGCTCAGATCCCAGAAATGAAGTCAGCTCCTAAGGAAGTGACCCACCCGGAATTGAGCGATACCGACTCCATGGACAGTGGCCACACTGAGCCGGCCGAAGAGCGCTCACTGCTGGGCGTGTCCTCCTCCTCTAACCCCGCCTCCTCAAAATGTAGACATGAG ATGAACATTTGA